A window of Polyodon spathula isolate WHYD16114869_AA chromosome 30, ASM1765450v1, whole genome shotgun sequence contains these coding sequences:
- the igsf5b gene encoding immunoglobulin superfamily member 5 isoform X3 → MHSTGCLLVLLHSFLGYSQILQGPQSAAVLLNSDALFNCTLSEPWVIMTWLLNGRTVLTILSATGPVVTNPRFTSRNNTQGNAFTAELIISKVSLQDSGVVMCDLQNIETKEANLSVQVNGSLQITNHSLSVLQDHSTTIVCQASKWYPEPKITWMLNKTWADPQNYTTGSSLSTEFYDTTSTLRLAPSSDVTIVCVASIPALPEPQTTTVNLTVTAESSYQEEMRKVSQGRSPNEQNSKMPQIQGKINLGFSAENISGNQESQGSRDTGNKTVALEQVPHVIQTNNKGHYPVNPKKMRQATVV, encoded by the exons atgcacagcactGGCTGCCTGCTTGTGTTACTGCATTCATTTCTAG GTTATTCTCAGATCCTCCAGGGTCCCCAGAGCGCTGCTGTTCTTCTCAACAGCGATGCCCTGTTTAACTGCACCTTGTCTGAACCCTGGGTAATCATGACCTGGTTGTTAAATGGCAGGACAGTACTGACCATTTTGTCCGCGACAGGACCTGTCGTAACAAATCCACGCTTCACCTCTCGGAACAATACGCAGGGTAACGCCTTCACCGCTGAACTTATCATATCCAAAGTCAGTCTTCAGGACAGTGGGGTGGTGATGTGTGACCTACAAAATATTGAGACAAAGGAAGCTAATTTATCAGTACAAG TAAATGGTTCATTACAGATTACAAATCACAGCTTGAGTGTGCTGCAGGATCACTCCACGACCATTGTCTGCCAGGCTTCAAAGTGGTACCCTGAACCAAAGATCACCTGGATGTTGAACAAGACTTGGGCTGACCCTCAGAACTACACCACAGGCAGCTCTCTCAGTACTGAGTTCTACGACACGACAAGTACTCTTAGACTGGCTCCAagcagtgatgtcacaatagTATGTGTCGCCTCCATCCCTGCCCTGCCTGAGCCACAGACCACCACTGTCAACCTGACAGTCACTGCAG agtCCAGCTATCAGGAAGAAATGAG aaAAGTTTCTCAAGGCAGATCCCCAAATGAGCAAAATTCCAAGATGCCGCAAATTCAAGGGAAGATTAATTTAGGGTTTTCTGCAGAAAACATTTCAG GCAATCAGGAGTCCCAGGGCAGTCGTGACACGGGCAATAAGACAGTTGCCTTAGAG caggtTCCTCATGTGATTCAAACAAATAACAAGGGACACTATCCAGTCAACCCGAAGAAAATGAGACAGGCGACGGTTGTTTAG
- the igsf5b gene encoding immunoglobulin superfamily member 5 isoform X2: MHSTGCLLVLLHSFLGYSQILQGPQSAAVLLNSDALFNCTLSEPWVIMTWLLNGRTVLTILSATGPVVTNPRFTSRNNTQGNAFTAELIISKVSLQDSGVVMCDLQNIETKEANLSVQVNGSLQITNHSLSVLQDHSTTIVCQASKWYPEPKITWMLNKTWADPQNYTTGSSLSTEFYDTTSTLRLAPSSDVTIVCVASIPALPEPQTTTVNLTVTAEHAKPSNDKTVLIAVTVTFSAVALIVLIIVGIVFCCKKRTSSKSSYQEEMRKVSQGRSPNEQNSKMPQIQGKINLGFSAENISGNQESQGSRDTGNKTVALEVPHVIQTNNKGHYPVNPKKMRQATVV; the protein is encoded by the exons atgcacagcactGGCTGCCTGCTTGTGTTACTGCATTCATTTCTAG GTTATTCTCAGATCCTCCAGGGTCCCCAGAGCGCTGCTGTTCTTCTCAACAGCGATGCCCTGTTTAACTGCACCTTGTCTGAACCCTGGGTAATCATGACCTGGTTGTTAAATGGCAGGACAGTACTGACCATTTTGTCCGCGACAGGACCTGTCGTAACAAATCCACGCTTCACCTCTCGGAACAATACGCAGGGTAACGCCTTCACCGCTGAACTTATCATATCCAAAGTCAGTCTTCAGGACAGTGGGGTGGTGATGTGTGACCTACAAAATATTGAGACAAAGGAAGCTAATTTATCAGTACAAG TAAATGGTTCATTACAGATTACAAATCACAGCTTGAGTGTGCTGCAGGATCACTCCACGACCATTGTCTGCCAGGCTTCAAAGTGGTACCCTGAACCAAAGATCACCTGGATGTTGAACAAGACTTGGGCTGACCCTCAGAACTACACCACAGGCAGCTCTCTCAGTACTGAGTTCTACGACACGACAAGTACTCTTAGACTGGCTCCAagcagtgatgtcacaatagTATGTGTCGCCTCCATCCCTGCCCTGCCTGAGCCACAGACCACCACTGTCAACCTGACAGTCACTGCAG AACATGCCAAACCCAGCAATGACAAAACTGTCTTGATAGCCGTCACTGTTACTTTTTCTGCGGTGGCTTTAATAGTGCTCATCATTGTTGGAATTGTGTTCTGCTGCAAAAAGAGAACAAGCTCAA agtCCAGCTATCAGGAAGAAATGAG aaAAGTTTCTCAAGGCAGATCCCCAAATGAGCAAAATTCCAAGATGCCGCAAATTCAAGGGAAGATTAATTTAGGGTTTTCTGCAGAAAACATTTCAG GCAATCAGGAGTCCCAGGGCAGTCGTGACACGGGCAATAAGACAGTTGCCTTAGAG gtTCCTCATGTGATTCAAACAAATAACAAGGGACACTATCCAGTCAACCCGAAGAAAATGAGACAGGCGACGGTTGTTTAG
- the igsf5b gene encoding immunoglobulin superfamily member 5 isoform X1, with the protein MHSTGCLLVLLHSFLGYSQILQGPQSAAVLLNSDALFNCTLSEPWVIMTWLLNGRTVLTILSATGPVVTNPRFTSRNNTQGNAFTAELIISKVSLQDSGVVMCDLQNIETKEANLSVQVNGSLQITNHSLSVLQDHSTTIVCQASKWYPEPKITWMLNKTWADPQNYTTGSSLSTEFYDTTSTLRLAPSSDVTIVCVASIPALPEPQTTTVNLTVTAEHAKPSNDKTVLIAVTVTFSAVALIVLIIVGIVFCCKKRTSSKSSYQEEMRKVSQGRSPNEQNSKMPQIQGKINLGFSAENISGNQESQGSRDTGNKTVALEQVPHVIQTNNKGHYPVNPKKMRQATVV; encoded by the exons atgcacagcactGGCTGCCTGCTTGTGTTACTGCATTCATTTCTAG GTTATTCTCAGATCCTCCAGGGTCCCCAGAGCGCTGCTGTTCTTCTCAACAGCGATGCCCTGTTTAACTGCACCTTGTCTGAACCCTGGGTAATCATGACCTGGTTGTTAAATGGCAGGACAGTACTGACCATTTTGTCCGCGACAGGACCTGTCGTAACAAATCCACGCTTCACCTCTCGGAACAATACGCAGGGTAACGCCTTCACCGCTGAACTTATCATATCCAAAGTCAGTCTTCAGGACAGTGGGGTGGTGATGTGTGACCTACAAAATATTGAGACAAAGGAAGCTAATTTATCAGTACAAG TAAATGGTTCATTACAGATTACAAATCACAGCTTGAGTGTGCTGCAGGATCACTCCACGACCATTGTCTGCCAGGCTTCAAAGTGGTACCCTGAACCAAAGATCACCTGGATGTTGAACAAGACTTGGGCTGACCCTCAGAACTACACCACAGGCAGCTCTCTCAGTACTGAGTTCTACGACACGACAAGTACTCTTAGACTGGCTCCAagcagtgatgtcacaatagTATGTGTCGCCTCCATCCCTGCCCTGCCTGAGCCACAGACCACCACTGTCAACCTGACAGTCACTGCAG AACATGCCAAACCCAGCAATGACAAAACTGTCTTGATAGCCGTCACTGTTACTTTTTCTGCGGTGGCTTTAATAGTGCTCATCATTGTTGGAATTGTGTTCTGCTGCAAAAAGAGAACAAGCTCAA agtCCAGCTATCAGGAAGAAATGAG aaAAGTTTCTCAAGGCAGATCCCCAAATGAGCAAAATTCCAAGATGCCGCAAATTCAAGGGAAGATTAATTTAGGGTTTTCTGCAGAAAACATTTCAG GCAATCAGGAGTCCCAGGGCAGTCGTGACACGGGCAATAAGACAGTTGCCTTAGAG caggtTCCTCATGTGATTCAAACAAATAACAAGGGACACTATCCAGTCAACCCGAAGAAAATGAGACAGGCGACGGTTGTTTAG